A stretch of Oncorhynchus mykiss isolate Arlee chromosome 12, USDA_OmykA_1.1, whole genome shotgun sequence DNA encodes these proteins:
- the LOC110538843 gene encoding ketosamine-3-kinase has protein sequence MEAQLKKELGTSMLKSTGHSGGGCISQGQSFDTDHGRVFVKINHKSQAKRMFDGELASLEAIVMTDTVKVPKPVKVIELDTGGAVFVMEHVDMRGLSRHSKQLGERLADLHLHNQRRRDRQNKEQQTVGKGADVPVIDQFGFQVPTCCGYLPQENEWQSDWVTFYSQHRLQHQLNMVEKSYGDREARELWSQLQLKIPQLFTDMEVFPSLLHGDLWGGNVAECPDGPVIFDPASFYGHAEYELGIAGMFGGFSDSFYSGYHNKIPKAPGFETRNQLYQLFHYLNHWNHFGGGYRGSSLRIMKDLVKY, from the exons ATGGAAGCGCAGCTAAAGAAGGAGCTGGGAACATCCATGCTGAAGTCAACTGGCCATTCTGGAGGAGGTTGTATCAGCCAGGGACAGAGCTTTGACACTGACCACGGGAGAGTGTTTGTCAAGATCAACCACAAGAGTCAG GCGAAGCGTATGTTTGATGGGGAGTTGGCTAGCTTGGAAGCCATCGTCATGACAGACACAGTGAAGGTCCCCAAGCCTGTCAAGGTGATAGAGCTGGATACAGGAGGGGCTGTGTTCGTCATGGAACATGTTGACATGAGGGGTCTCAGCAG GCACTCTAAGCAGCTGGGAGAGCGTCTGGCTGACCTGCACCTACACAACCAGAGACGCAGGGACAGACAGAACAAGGAACAGCAGACAGTTG GAAAAGGAGCTGATGTTCCTGTCATTGACCAGTTTGGGTTCCAGGTTCCCACTTGCTGTGGATACCTCCCTCAG gaGAATGAGTGGCAGAGTGACTGGGTAACATTCTACTCTCAGCACAGACTACAGCACCAACTCAACATGGTGGAGAAGTCTTATGGAGACAGAGAGGCCAGGGAACTATGGTCCCAGCTACAG CTGAAAATCCCTCAGCTATTTACCGACATGGAGGTGTTCCCCTCCCTGCTTCACGGGGACCTGTGGGGGGGAAACGTAGCAGAGTGTCCCGACGGCCCTGTCATTTTCGACCCCGCCTCCTTCTACGGCCACGCTGAGTACGAGCTGGGCATCGCCGGGATGTTCGGAGGGTTCAGCGACTCCTTCTACTCTGGGTACCACAACAAGATCCCCAAGGCCCCGGGGTTTGAGACGAGGAATCAGCTGTATCAACTGTTCCACTATCTGAACCACTGGAATCACTTTGGTGGAGGATACAGAGGGTCCTCGCTGAGGATCATGAAGGATCTGGTCAAATACTGA